In the Corallococcus soli genome, TCCCGGTGCCGCACGCGGGCGAGGATGCCTCGCATGACGCGTGCGCCGACACATTTCCGCCCAACCGTTACCCTGGAATGGACGTGCGCGTGGGCGGTATGCGCTTTGATGCGCTGCAAGTCGGCGTGCGCGTGCTGTGGGAGATCAAGACCCACCGATTTGACACATACAATGCCTTCCTCCGGGAACGGACAATCCTGGAGCAAGTGCCGTTGCTGAAGGAAGAGCGCGACATCGCTGAGGCATGTGGCTATGGATTCGTTGTCGGGGTGAGCACCCAAGAGCACAAAGACGCGTTGCTCGACGAGGATATCTCCCTCAATGTTGTCGTCACGGGGTGCAAGCGATGACAAGGCAGAGAACCCTCATCCATATCGTCTTCGCGCCTGCGCTCGTGGGCGACGACGGTCGCACGCTCGCGGTCGTCCACGGAATCGAACGGGCGCTCTCTGGTGTGCGTTTGGAGTGGGAGCTATCTGAGGCGGGGCGGCCCATCGCGTTGGCGCGACGCGATGGGTGGCTCGCTGAAGCAGCGGTGCGCGGGGAGTTCCCGTTACTGTGCAACGGCGACGAGAGTTACCCGGTAACGGTTTATGGGTTGCGGACATCCGGGCGCCAATCGCCGGGCGGCCAGCCGTTGCTCGATGTCCACGCAAAGCTGCCGCTGGATGCGGTCGGCATCGCAGCGGCGGCGGAGATGCTGGAAGGCG is a window encoding:
- a CDS encoding DUF6310 domain-containing protein yields the protein MLPPTREPGLWAGDAPRASQEPEANSTPERSQANRNDPPAPVTAERRLECDPLPVPHAGEDASHDACADTFPPNRYPGMDVRVGGMRFDALQVGVRVLWEIKTHRFDTYNAFLRERTILEQVPLLKEERDIAEACGYGFVVGVSTQEHKDALLDEDISLNVVVTGCKR